The region TCAGGACATTGGGATCATTACAAAGAAAATATGTATTTTACTAAAATAGATGATGAAGATTATGCAATAAAACCTATGAACTGTCCAGGATCAATTCTTGTTTATAAGGATGATATACATTCATATAGAGAGCTTCCTATAAGACTTGGAGAGCTTGGTATTGTTCATAGACATGAAAAATCAGGAGCACTTCATGGCCTTATGAGAGTTAGGTGCTTTACTCAAGATGATGCCCATATTTTTATGACTAAGGATCAGATAACAGATGAGATAATTGGAGTAATAAAACTAATAGACGCATTCTATAAAGTATTTGGCTTCGAGTATTATGTAGAATTGTCTACAAGACCTGAAAATTCAATGGGAAGCGATGAAGATTGGGAAATGGCTACAAATGGCCTTATAAACGCACTTAAAGCTGCAAAATTAGACTATAAGATTAATGAAGGTGACGGAGCATTTTATGGCCCTAAAATAGATTTTCATCTTAAAGATTGCATAGGGAGAACATGGCAGTGTGGAACAATACAGCTTGACTTCCAGATGCCTGAGAGATTTGACCTTAATTATATTGGCGCAGATGGAGAAAAACATAGACCTGTCATGGTCCATAGAGTTGTTTTTGGAAGTATAGAAAGATTTATAGGAATTTTAATAGAACATTATGCCGGAGCTTTTCCAACTTGGCTTGCGCCTGTTCAGGTAAAAGTAATGAATATAACTGATAATCAATTAGACTACATTGATAGAATAAGCGAAAAATTAAGAGATGCAGGTATAAGGGTTGAAAAAGATGTTAGAAACGAAAAGATTGGATACAAAATAAGAGAAGCACAACTTAAAAAGGTTCCTTATATGCTTATCATAGGTGAGAAAGAAATGAAAGAGGGAACTATTTCTGTAAGAAGCAGAAAAGATGGAGATCTAGGTTCAATGAATATTGAAGATTTCATATTTAAAATTCATGCAGAAGTTGAGCAAAAAATAAATTCACTGTAATTGTTGACAAGATATAATAACAGTGATATAATTCATAAGGTGTTAAAGTAGAAACTTGCCGTTTCTCACCTTACAGCATTGCTAGTAAGGTTTAGATATGCAGATATTTTGTTATGTATATTAGAGACGGTAAATAACCGTCTCTTTTTATTATGAATATATTTATTAAGTTTTCGGAGGTGAAAGTCATAAGTAAGAATAAAAATTTTATTGTAAACGGGGAAATAAGGCAGAAAGAAGTCAGAGTAATAAGCGATGATGGTTCTCAGCTTGGGGTTATTCCTACAAGCAATGCTTTAAAATTAGCAGAAGAAAAGGAACTTGATTTGGTTGCTATATCACCTAATGCTGTTCCACCTGTTTGCAAGATAATGGATTTTGGTAAGTTTTTATATGAACAAACTAAGAAAGAAAAAGAAAACAAAAAAAATCAAAAAGTTGTAAACATTAAAGAAGTAAGATTAAGTGCGTCTATTGAAGAACATGATGTACAGATTAAATCTAACAATGCACGTAAATTTTTAACAGCCGGAAACAAAGTTAAAGTTACAGTAAGGTTTAGAGGAAGGCAAGCAGATTACGCATTTAAAGGTAACAAGATACTTGATAATTTTGTTGAGAAAATCAATGATGTTTGTGTCGTTGAGAAGCCAGCAAAGTTAGAAGGAAAAAATATGATAATGATATTAGCACCTAAAAAAGCTTAATAGTATAGGAGGAAATAAGTTATGCCAAAAATGAAAACTAAAAGAGCAGCGGCTAAAAGATTTAAGTTGACTGGAACTGGAAAGTTAAAAAGAGGAAAGGCTTTTAGAAGCCATATATTAACTAAGAAAAGCACAAAGACTAAGAGAAATCTTAGAAAAGGTGGATACGTTTCAGAGACTCAAGAAAAAACAATGAAGACATTGTTACCATACCTATAAATAGGAAAGGTTAAAGGAGGTATATTTAGTTATGGCTAGAGTAAAAAGAGCAGTAAATGCACGTAAAAATCATAGAAAGGTTTTAAAACTTGCTAAAGGATATTATGGTGGAAAAAGTAAGTTATTTAAAACTGCAAATGAATCAGTTATTAGAGCACTAAGAAATGCTTATGTTGGAAGAAGATTAAAAAAGAGAGATTTTAGAAAACTTTGGATAGCAAGAATAAATGCAGCAACAAGAACAAATGGTCTTTCATATTCTAAGTTTATTAACGGAATGAAATTAGCAGGAATTGATATGAATAGAAAAATGCTTTCTGAAATTGCTATAAATGATCCTAAGTCATTTTCAGAATTAGTTGAAATCGCTAAAAAGCAAATTAACGCATAAGATTATTTAATGCAGCCTAGTATGGCTGCATTTGTGTTATACATATTTTAAGTAAAGGAATGAACAAATTAAAGATGATAATAAGCAGTAAAGATAACCCTGTGATAAAAACTGTTAAGAAATTAAGAGAAAAAAAATATAGGGATACACAAAAAAAGTTTATTGTAGAGGGATTGAGGTTTGTTAAAGAAGCCCTTGAATCCGATTTTAAAGTGGACTATTTGTTTATTTCCGAAAAGAATTATAAAAAATTCACTTCAGAAGACTTTATAAAAGAGAATAAAAAAGAGGCTCAATTGTTTGAGGTTTCTGAAAGCGTTTTACATCAAATTTGCAGTACGGAAAATCCCCAGGGTATAGCAGCTGTTGTGGAATATAAAAATATTGATGCTGAAGTTAAAGATGGATTTTATATACT is a window of Clostridium pasteurianum DNA encoding:
- the thrS gene encoding threonine--tRNA ligase, whose translation is MIKVTLKDGKVMEFQDSTTPGDIAKAISPGLYKKAISAKIDGKRAELMTSIDKDCKLEILTFDDEDGRWTLRHTASHILAQAIKRLYPEVKLAIGPAIDDGFYYDIDADFSFTEEMFPKIEKEMNKIIKENLKLEKFELPREKAIQYMEERKEPYKVQLIKDLPEDAVISFYKQGDFVDLCAGPHVESTAKVKVIKLMSVAGAYWRGNEKNKMLQRIYGTAFTKKAELDDYINMIEEAKKRDHRKIGKELDLFTMHEEGPGFPFFHPKGMIIKNILIDYWRQIHYRAGYDEISTPIILNEKLWHQSGHWDHYKENMYFTKIDDEDYAIKPMNCPGSILVYKDDIHSYRELPIRLGELGIVHRHEKSGALHGLMRVRCFTQDDAHIFMTKDQITDEIIGVIKLIDAFYKVFGFEYYVELSTRPENSMGSDEDWEMATNGLINALKAAKLDYKINEGDGAFYGPKIDFHLKDCIGRTWQCGTIQLDFQMPERFDLNYIGADGEKHRPVMVHRVVFGSIERFIGILIEHYAGAFPTWLAPVQVKVMNITDNQLDYIDRISEKLRDAGIRVEKDVRNEKIGYKIREAQLKKVPYMLIIGEKEMKEGTISVRSRKDGDLGSMNIEDFIFKIHAEVEQKINSL
- the infC gene encoding translation initiation factor IF-3, whose translation is MKVISKNKNFIVNGEIRQKEVRVISDDGSQLGVIPTSNALKLAEEKELDLVAISPNAVPPVCKIMDFGKFLYEQTKKEKENKKNQKVVNIKEVRLSASIEEHDVQIKSNNARKFLTAGNKVKVTVRFRGRQADYAFKGNKILDNFVEKINDVCVVEKPAKLEGKNMIMILAPKKA
- the rpmI gene encoding 50S ribosomal protein L35, which codes for MPKMKTKRAAAKRFKLTGTGKLKRGKAFRSHILTKKSTKTKRNLRKGGYVSETQEKTMKTLLPYL
- the rplT gene encoding 50S ribosomal protein L20, translated to MARVKRAVNARKNHRKVLKLAKGYYGGKSKLFKTANESVIRALRNAYVGRRLKKRDFRKLWIARINAATRTNGLSYSKFINGMKLAGIDMNRKMLSEIAINDPKSFSELVEIAKKQINA